A region of Solanum dulcamara chromosome 7, daSolDulc1.2, whole genome shotgun sequence DNA encodes the following proteins:
- the LOC129896335 gene encoding tRNA N(3)-methylcytidine methyltransferase trm141-like has product MHAAGAPPVTVSPVKWPVNSTPRVGRRYLTIRFRTSLYGDRENHHYSRRSQQYWDKFYKLHKNKFFKDRHYLEKDWRRYFDDEMESSNGKVVLEVGCGAGNTVFPLIATFPKLYVHACDFSPTAVTLVKSHANYNSEKMNVFVCDAAKDDLCVNVMPSTVDVVTLIFTLSAVSPCKMASILENCKQVLKPNGYILLRDYAVGDSAQVKLHDRNQMISENFYFRGDGTCSFYFSETYTSTLFQRAGFAILDVNTYCKEITNHSRNITMQRRWIRGIFGGS; this is encoded by the exons ATGCATGCAGCCGGTGCTCCTCCGGTTACGGTGTCGCCGGTGAAGTGGCCAGTTAATTCAACTCCACGTGTCGGCCGGAGATATTTGACTATTCGATTTCGGACTTCATTATACGGTGACAGAGAAAACCATCATTACAGCAGAAGGTCTCAACAGTACTGGGATAAGTTCTACAAGCTCCACAAAAACAAG TTTTTCAAGGACCGACACTACTTGGAGAAAGATTGgagaagatattttgatgatgaaatggAATCTTCCAATGGGAAGGTTGTCTTAGAG GTGGGCTGTGGAGCGGGGAATACGGTTTTTCCTCTCATCGCTACATTTCCAAAGCTCTATGTTCACGCCTGTGATTTCTCACCTACAGCAGTAACCCTCGTTAAG TCGCATGCAAATTACAATTCGGAAAAGATGAATGTCTTTGTCTGTGATGCCGCAAAGGATGATCTCTGCGTTAATGTCATGCCTTCTACTGTTGATGTTGTAACCTTG ATTTTTACATTGTCTGCAGTTTCACCATGTAAGATGGCTTCCATTCTGGAGAACTGTAAGCAAGTCCTAAAG CCAAATGGTTACATTCTTTTACGAGATTATGCAGTTGGTGATTCTGCTCAG GTGAAACTGCATGACAGAAACCAGATGATTAGTGAGAATTTTTATTTTCGGGGGGACGGAACT TGTTCGTTTTACTTTTCCGAGACTTACACATCAACCTTGTTTCAAAGAGCTGGTTTTGCAATTCTGGATGTTAACACATACTGCAAGGAAATTACGAATCATTCTCGGAATATTACCATGCAGCG GCGTTGGATACGTGGCATATTTGGTGGTTCATGA